Proteins encoded together in one Lachnospiraceae bacterium JLR.KK008 window:
- a CDS encoding response regulator → MAKNILICDDAAFMRMMIKDILTKNGYNVVGEAENGLKAVEKYNELKPDLVLMDITMPEMDGIQALKKIKSADSGAMIIMCSAMGQQAMVIESIQAGAKDFIVKPFQAERVLEAVKKVVG, encoded by the coding sequence ATGGCGAAGAATATTTTAATTTGTGATGATGCAGCATTTATGAGAATGATGATTAAGGACATTCTGACAAAAAACGGCTATAATGTTGTTGGAGAGGCAGAAAACGGATTGAAGGCTGTTGAAAAATACAATGAGTTGAAGCCGGATTTGGTGCTGATGGATATTACCATGCCGGAGATGGATGGTATTCAGGCATTGAAAAAGATTAAGTCCGCAGATTCGGGAGCAATGATTATTATGTGTTCTGCAATGGGTCAGCAGGCAATGGTTATTGAGTCAATTCAGGCGGGGGCAAAAGATTTTATTGTTAAGCCATTTCAGGCAGAGCGTGTTCTGGAAGCAGTGAAAAAGGTTGTAGGATAA
- a CDS encoding flagellar biosynthetic protein FliO, with protein sequence MSGVESFVQFITVLILFCIVLAVTYVTTRYVANFQKLRQEGSNISVVETCRIAPSKYVQILKLGGKYIAVAVCKDTMTKLAELSEEELMLSVNQENEIPGFASFLEKAKLRKQKK encoded by the coding sequence ATGAGCGGAGTGGAGTCTTTCGTTCAGTTTATAACAGTGCTGATACTTTTCTGTATTGTACTTGCGGTTACATATGTGACTACGCGGTATGTTGCAAATTTCCAGAAGCTGAGACAGGAAGGAAGCAATATTTCTGTTGTGGAAACATGTAGGATAGCACCCAGTAAGTATGTTCAGATTTTGAAGCTGGGGGGAAAGTATATTGCGGTCGCAGTATGCAAGGATACCATGACAAAATTGGCAGAACTTTCTGAAGAAGAACTTATGCTGTCTGTCAATCAGGAAAATGAAATTCCCGGTTTTGCCAGTTTTTTGGAGAAAGCGAAATTGAGAAAACAAAAAAAGTAG